The proteins below come from a single Xenopus tropicalis strain Nigerian chromosome 9, UCB_Xtro_10.0, whole genome shotgun sequence genomic window:
- the prpf18 gene encoding pre-mRNA-splicing factor 18, whose translation MDILKAEIARKRKQLEAKELLGGEKKYFKRSELAEKEREAYFERCGYKTQMEGEEEKPSSSSNPVLELELAEEKLPMTLSRQEVIRRLRERAEPIRLFGETDYESFQRLRKIEILAPEVNKGLRNDLKAALDKIDQQYLNELVAGQETTEEDTQNDLKVHEENTTIEELEALGECLGQGNDNKDMDIINKVLKFLLGVWAKELNAREDYVKRSVHGKLASATQKQTESYLKPLFRKLRKKNLPADIKESITDIIKFMLQREYVKANDAYLQMAIGNAPWPIGVTMVGIHARTGREKIFSKHVAHVLNDETQRKYIQGLKRLMTVCQKYFSTDPSKCVEYNAL comes from the exons ATGGATATTCTGAAAGCGGAGATAGCGCGGAAGAGGAAGCAACTGGAGGCGAAGGAGCTGCTTGGG GGGGAAAAAAAGTACTTTAAACGCAGCGAACTCGCAGAAAAAGAAAGGGAGGCATATTTTGAGCGATGTGGCTACAAG ACGCAGATGGAAGGAGAGGAAGAGAAGCCTTCCTCATCAAGTAATCCTGTTTTGGAATTAGAGCTGGCAGAAGAAAAATTGCCTATGACTCTCTCTAGGCAGGAG GTAATCCGGAGGCTGAGAGAAAGGGCAGAGCCCATCAGGCTTTTTGGAGAAACAGATTATGAATCCTTTCAGCGGCTCCGAAAAATAGAAATTCTTGCGCCTGAAGTCAATAAG GGTTTAAGAAATGACCTGAAGGCTGCCCTGGATAAGATTGACCAGCAGTATCTCAATGAACTTGTAGCTGGCCAGGAAACAACAGAGGAGGATACACAGAATGACTTGAAAGTCCATGAAGAGAACACCACAATTGAAGAGCTTGAG GCTTTGGGGGAATGCCTAGGACAAGGGAATGACAACAAAGATATGGATATCATTAACAAGGTTCTTAAG TTTCTATTAGGAGTTTGGGCCAAAGAGCTCAACGCTAGGGAAGATTATGTGAAACGCAGTGTTCATGGGAAACTTGCAAGTGCTACACAGAAGCAAACAGAATCTTACTTGAAACCTTTATtccgaaaacttagaaaaaag AACCTGCCTGCTGACATCAAAGAATCCATTACAGATATCATAAAATTCATGTTACAAAGGGAGTATGTCAAG GCAAACGATGCTTATTTGCAGATGGCTATAGGCAATGCTCCTTGGCCTATTGGTGTCACCATGGTTGGTATCCATGCTCGTACTGGTCGGGAGAAGATTTTTTCCAAGCATGTGGCCCATGTACTGAATGACGAAACTCAGCGGAAATACATTCAg GGCTTGAAGAGGTTAATGACAGTTTGTCAGAAATACTTTTCCACGGATCCATCCAAGTGTGTGGAGTACAATGCATTGTGA
- the aldob gene encoding fructose-bisphosphate aldolase B isoform X1, giving the protein MAPVFPALTAEQKKELSEIAQRIVAPGKGILAADESVGTMGSRLKRINVENIEENRRLYRELLFTADPSIKDSIGGVILFHETLYQKSRDGVLFPKILKDLGIVVGIKVDKGTAPLAGTDGETTTQGLDGLAERCAQYKKDGADFAKWRCVLKISDSAPSSLAIYENANVLARYASICQQNGLVPIVEPEILSDGSHDLQRCQYETEKVLSAVYAALIQHHVYLEGTLLKPNMVTGGQSCSQKYTPQDVAMATVTALRRTVPPAVPGICFLSGGQSEEEASLNLNAMNCCSLNRPWRVSFSYGRALQASALSAWVGKSENEKAAQEAFVKRAKINGLATLGKYVPSGSSDSASSQSLFQPSYTY; this is encoded by the exons ATGGCCCCGGTATTCCCAGCACTAACTGCAGAGCAGAAGAAGGAGCTGTCTGAGATTGCCCAGCGTATTGTGGCACCAGGCAAAGGAATCCTTGCAGCAGATGAGTCTGTGG GGACTATGGGAAGCCGCCTCAAGCGCATCAATGTGGAGAACATAGAAGAGAACAGACGTCTCTATCGAGAGCTTCTTTTCACTGCAGATCCCTCTATAAAAGACAGCATTGGAGGTGTCATTCTTTTCCATGAAACTCTCTACCAGAAGTCTCGAGATGGAGTTCTTTTTCCCAAAATCCTCAAGGATCTTGGCATTGTTGTAGGAATCAAGGTAGATAAAGGCACTGCTCCTTTAGCTGGAACTGATGGAGAGACCACAACACAGG GTTTGGATGGGCTTGCAGAAAGATGTGCTCAGTATAAGAAGGATGGCGCAGACTTTGCAAAGTGGCGTTGTGTGCTGAAGATCTCGGATTCTGCACCATCAAGTCTTGCTATCTATGAGAATGCTAATGTTTTGGCTCGATATGCCAGTATCTGCCAGCAG AATGGACTTGTGCCAATTGTGGAACCAGAAATCCTGTCTGATGGGTCACATGATCTCCAAAGGTGTCAGTACGAGACTGAAAAG GTCCTGTCCGCTGTGTATGCTGCCCTAATTCAGCACCATGTTTATCTGGAAGGAACTCTATTAAAACCAAATATGGTCACAGGGGGCCAGTCTTGTTCACAAAAATATACCCCACAAGATGTTGCCATGGCCACTGTCACTGCTTTAAGACGTACAGTCCCTCCTGCAGTTCCAG GTATCTGCTTCCTCTCAGGAGGTCAAAGTGAAGAAGAGGCCTCCCTTAACCTGAATGCTATGAATTGCTGCAGTCTTAATCGCCCATGGCGTGTGTCTTTCTCATACGGTCGTGCTCTACAGGCATCAGCACTCTCTGCCTGGGTTGGGAAGAGTGAGAATGAGAAAGCTGCCCAGGAAGCCTTTGTTAAGAGGGCAAAG ATTAATGGTTTGGCAACTCTTGGAAAATATGTTCCATCTGGATCTTCAGATTCTGCTTCATCTCAGTCTCTGTTTCAGCCTAGTTACACCTATTAA